A window from uncultured Anaeromusa sp. encodes these proteins:
- the prfA gene encoding peptide chain release factor 1, whose product MLEKLQAIEDKYQELEAMISDPNVMSDMQRWQQHTRAHARLTPLITAFRTYKETLQAVTEAREILAEESDAEMRELAKAEMEEHQSKLPEMEQELRVLMLPKDPNDEKSVIVEIRGGAGGDEAALFAGDLFRMYTRYAEGRGWRTEVLDGNPSDLGGYKEIVFVIDGDGAYSRLKFESGVHRVQRVPVTESGGRIHTSTVTVAVLPEAEEVDIDVNQNDLKIDTYCASGAGGQHVNKTESAIRITHLPTGVVVTCQDEKSQLKNKEKAMRVLRAKLLEKAQAEQHAAVAADRKSQVGTGDRSERIRTYNFPQGRVTDHRIGLTLHKLDFVLNGELEELIEALIATEQSEKLKQME is encoded by the coding sequence ATGCTAGAAAAATTGCAGGCAATTGAAGATAAATATCAGGAATTGGAAGCCATGATCAGCGATCCGAATGTGATGTCGGACATGCAGCGTTGGCAGCAGCACACCCGGGCCCATGCTAGACTGACTCCCTTGATTACGGCGTTTCGTACGTATAAGGAGACGCTGCAGGCGGTGACGGAAGCCCGGGAAATTTTGGCGGAGGAAAGCGATGCTGAAATGCGGGAGCTGGCCAAGGCCGAAATGGAGGAACATCAAAGCAAGCTGCCGGAGATGGAGCAGGAGCTCCGCGTACTGATGCTGCCCAAAGATCCCAATGACGAAAAGAGCGTTATTGTGGAAATTCGCGGCGGCGCCGGCGGCGATGAGGCGGCGCTCTTTGCAGGCGATCTGTTTCGCATGTACACACGCTATGCTGAAGGCCGGGGTTGGCGCACGGAAGTCTTGGACGGAAACCCGTCCGATTTGGGCGGCTACAAGGAAATCGTTTTTGTCATTGACGGCGACGGCGCTTACAGCCGCCTGAAGTTCGAAAGCGGTGTGCATCGGGTGCAGCGTGTGCCTGTGACCGAGTCGGGCGGCCGGATTCATACTTCAACCGTGACGGTGGCGGTCTTGCCGGAAGCGGAAGAAGTAGACATCGATGTGAATCAAAACGATTTGAAAATTGACACCTATTGCGCCAGCGGCGCCGGCGGTCAGCACGTTAACAAGACGGAGTCGGCCATTCGGATTACCCATTTGCCCACGGGCGTAGTGGTTACCTGCCAGGATGAAAAGTCTCAGCTGAAAAATAAAGAGAAGGCCATGCGGGTGCTGCGCGCTAAGCTGCTGGAAAAAGCGCAAGCAGAGCAGCATGCGGCGGTGGCGGCGGACCGGAAAAGCCAAGTTGGCACAGGCGACCGCAGCGAGCGCATTCGGACGTATAATTTTCCTCAAGGGCGCGTGACCGATCATCGTATTGGCTTGACGCTGCATAAGTTGGACTTTGTGCTCAACGGCGAGCTGGAAGAATTGATTGAGGCGCTCATTGCTACGGAGCAGAGCGAGAAATTGAAACAAATGGAGTGA
- a CDS encoding DUF1385 domain-containing protein, which produces MSKKPTIGGQAVIEGVMMRGPGYLATAVRRPDGGIELKKEPFSSINERYPLLKLPFVRGTVALLESLVYGLQALSFSAQAAGEEEEQLSTKELVLTMLVSFVLAIGLFVVLPTFAAKYIHEAVTDPVWLNLLEGALRLILFFGYVAAISSMKDIQRVFQYHGAEHKTIYAYEAGEELTVENVRRHSTLHPRCGTNFLLIVMVVSILLFAFLGWPDLWLRITSRIVLLPVVAGIAYEIIRYAGRHVGEQVLVSAIVLPGMWLQKLTTRQPDDSQIEVAIAALQAVLPEEDAAAKEIAAN; this is translated from the coding sequence ATGAGTAAGAAGCCGACAATTGGCGGTCAGGCTGTCATTGAGGGCGTGATGATGCGCGGCCCGGGCTACCTGGCTACGGCGGTCCGTCGGCCTGACGGCGGTATTGAATTAAAAAAAGAACCTTTTTCTTCTATCAACGAGCGGTATCCGCTTTTAAAGCTGCCCTTTGTACGCGGTACGGTGGCTTTGCTGGAATCCTTGGTTTACGGTTTGCAGGCGCTGTCCTTTTCGGCGCAAGCTGCCGGGGAGGAAGAAGAGCAACTGAGCACCAAAGAGCTGGTGCTGACGATGCTGGTTTCTTTTGTGCTGGCTATTGGCTTGTTTGTTGTGCTGCCAACTTTTGCGGCTAAATACATTCATGAAGCCGTGACGGATCCGGTTTGGCTCAATTTGCTGGAAGGCGCGTTGCGGTTGATTTTGTTTTTTGGGTACGTAGCGGCTATTTCTTCGATGAAAGACATTCAACGGGTATTTCAGTACCATGGTGCGGAGCATAAGACTATCTACGCTTATGAAGCGGGTGAAGAGCTGACCGTGGAGAATGTACGCCGTCATAGTACGTTGCATCCGCGATGCGGGACGAATTTTCTCTTAATCGTCATGGTGGTCAGTATTCTGCTTTTTGCCTTCTTAGGCTGGCCGGATTTATGGCTGCGCATTACTTCGCGGATTGTGCTGCTGCCGGTGGTCGCCGGAATTGCCTATGAAATCATTCGCTACGCCGGACGTCACGTCGGCGAGCAGGTGCTGGTGAGCGCCATTGTGCTGCCTGGTATGTGGCTGCAAAAGCTGACTACTCGCCAACCGGACGACTCGCAGATTGAAGTGGCCATTGCGGCGCTGCAAGCGGTCTTGCCGGAAGAAGACGCGGCAGCAAAAGAAATAGCTGCAAATTGA
- the rpmE gene encoding 50S ribosomal protein L31 produces MKEQIHPDYQEVKVTCGCGNTFMTGSVKKELRVDVCSKCHPFYTGQQRNITAGGRIEKFNKRYGK; encoded by the coding sequence ATGAAAGAACAAATTCATCCGGATTATCAGGAAGTGAAAGTGACCTGCGGTTGCGGGAACACCTTCATGACCGGCTCGGTGAAAAAAGAATTGCGCGTGGACGTTTGCTCCAAATGCCATCCCTTTTACACCGGTCAGCAGCGTAATATTACGGCTGGCGGTCGGATCGAAAAATTCAACAAGCGTTACGGAAAGTAA
- a CDS encoding radical SAM protein has translation MLTALYAVPDGEIFDAPGQAAVARHGVLQRLLREDEVMPLPEGAELCLLPGRRAVTMNEAGQVERLGPGLLAVAAILPMGYTRTLVPAFEREENAPLLPLFGYAAVALKGDALVVAAVPGDDNEKWHPYRYNTKDLRKKVKAVTAALPQNRIVKQLGDCSLKWHCCTAQNLFYRRWEAGIPTSPTCNAQCLGCISLQPAECCPSPQSRIAFAPTAEEIAQVGLYHLETAPDGIISFGQGCEGEPALAYERIAPAMRQIRAQCSKGQININTNAGCTKGIKAIVDAGLDSMRVSIISAREGVYQAYYRAENYTLQDVEESIRYAKAKGVYVSLNMLFFPGLNDRPEEVVAWEGFLERTGVDMIQLRNLNIDPDWLLETLPPQEAEPIGVPAFLHQVAKRFPGLVLGSFSHYVKNAGD, from the coding sequence ATGCTTACAGCATTATATGCCGTTCCGGATGGAGAAATCTTTGACGCGCCGGGGCAGGCGGCTGTAGCACGACATGGCGTGCTACAGCGTTTGCTCAGAGAGGATGAAGTCATGCCGCTGCCGGAAGGCGCGGAACTATGTCTGTTACCAGGGCGACGGGCGGTTACAATGAATGAGGCTGGGCAAGTGGAGCGGTTGGGTCCGGGGTTGTTGGCGGTTGCCGCCATTTTGCCGATGGGGTATACGCGTACGCTTGTGCCTGCCTTTGAACGGGAAGAAAACGCTCCGTTATTGCCGCTTTTTGGCTATGCGGCAGTAGCGCTAAAGGGAGACGCGCTGGTTGTGGCGGCGGTGCCGGGCGACGATAATGAGAAATGGCATCCTTATCGCTACAATACCAAAGACTTGCGGAAAAAAGTGAAGGCGGTTACGGCAGCGCTGCCGCAAAACCGGATCGTGAAGCAATTGGGAGATTGCTCGCTGAAATGGCACTGCTGTACGGCGCAGAATCTCTTTTACCGCCGCTGGGAAGCGGGAATTCCTACTTCGCCCACGTGCAATGCGCAGTGTCTAGGCTGCATTTCGCTGCAGCCGGCCGAGTGCTGTCCGTCGCCGCAAAGCCGTATTGCTTTTGCGCCCACAGCAGAGGAAATTGCCCAGGTTGGTTTATATCATTTAGAAACAGCGCCTGACGGGATTATCAGCTTTGGTCAAGGTTGTGAAGGCGAACCGGCCTTGGCCTACGAGCGAATTGCCCCGGCTATGCGGCAGATTCGCGCGCAATGCAGCAAAGGTCAGATTAATATCAATACCAATGCCGGCTGCACCAAGGGGATTAAAGCCATTGTCGACGCGGGTCTCGACAGCATGCGCGTCAGTATTATCAGCGCTCGCGAAGGCGTCTACCAAGCGTATTACCGAGCGGAAAACTACACGCTCCAAGACGTGGAAGAATCCATTCGTTACGCTAAGGCTAAGGGCGTCTATGTGTCGCTAAATATGCTGTTCTTCCCGGGGCTTAATGACCGCCCCGAAGAGGTAGTGGCGTGGGAAGGCTTTTTAGAACGAACCGGCGTGGATATGATCCAACTGCGCAATCTTAATATTGACCCGGACTGGCTGCTGGAGACGCTGCCGCCGCAAGAAGCGGAGCCGATTGGCGTACCGGCCTTTTTGCATCAGGTGGCGAAACGATTCCCCGGCTTGGTGCTGGGCAGTTTCAGCCATTATGTGAAAAACGCAGGAGATTGA
- a CDS encoding universal stress protein — MANKKLMLAYDGSEHSQRALDWALDLNAQLLYELEIVTVIPPFPSLFADFPTDTYALMEVNRKNGQTMLERAAAHCLERGQTTTTALLEGHIVDTLIEHATEGGFTFLISGTRGAGGFEGLLLGSVAHKLVTYSPIPVLIVK; from the coding sequence ATGGCAAACAAAAAATTAATGTTGGCTTATGACGGTTCCGAACACAGCCAGCGAGCGTTAGATTGGGCGCTGGACCTCAATGCGCAATTACTGTACGAATTGGAAATCGTCACGGTAATTCCGCCATTTCCCAGCCTCTTCGCGGATTTTCCGACCGATACGTATGCTTTAATGGAAGTCAACCGTAAAAACGGCCAGACCATGTTGGAGCGAGCAGCCGCCCATTGCCTAGAACGCGGTCAAACGACTACGACAGCTCTCTTAGAAGGACATATTGTCGATACCTTGATTGAACATGCCACCGAAGGCGGCTTCACCTTTTTAATCAGCGGTACCCGCGGCGCAGGCGGCTTTGAAGGCCTGCTGCTCGGCAGCGTGGCCCACAAGCTTGTAACCTATTCGCCTATCCCGGTTCTTATCGTTAAGTGA
- a CDS encoding DJ-1/PfpI family protein, which produces MKKILLLAGDCAEDYEVKVPQQALQMLGYEVVVVAPNKKVGETLQLVVHDFIGLDTYVELTGHRIPVDAALESVKAADFVGLVVPGGRAPEYVRMYPQAIAIVKEFFAQGKPVAAICHGPQLLAACEVMNGKKVTSYPACAAECRLAGASWEDAPVVTDGQLVTAQAWPNHPEWLRSFVELLGAKISI; this is translated from the coding sequence GTGAAAAAGATTTTGCTTTTGGCGGGAGATTGTGCGGAAGATTACGAAGTAAAGGTTCCGCAGCAAGCATTGCAAATGTTGGGGTACGAAGTGGTTGTTGTTGCTCCTAATAAAAAAGTCGGCGAAACGCTGCAATTGGTTGTACATGATTTCATCGGGCTGGATACATACGTGGAGCTGACCGGTCACCGTATTCCGGTTGACGCAGCGTTGGAAAGCGTAAAGGCAGCTGATTTTGTGGGTCTGGTGGTTCCGGGAGGCCGCGCTCCAGAATATGTGCGCATGTATCCTCAGGCCATTGCCATTGTGAAAGAGTTTTTTGCGCAAGGCAAGCCTGTGGCTGCTATTTGTCATGGACCTCAGCTTTTGGCGGCTTGTGAAGTGATGAACGGTAAAAAAGTAACCTCTTATCCGGCTTGCGCCGCAGAATGCCGCTTGGCGGGCGCTTCTTGGGAGGATGCTCCGGTTGTGACCGACGGACAGTTGGTTACCGCCCAAGCCTGGCCTAACCATCCGGAATGGCTGCGCTCTTTCGTAGAGCTTTTGGGCGCAAAAATTAGCATTTAA
- the pth gene encoding aminoacyl-tRNA hydrolase encodes MKLIVGLGNPGREYSETRHNIGWLVLDELAKRWEGTWRFKDNAEVLEARRDGEVMLLVKPQTYMNLSGEAVAPLARFYKVPMEDIIVIYDDMDLPTGKLRLRMKGGSGGHRGIESLLYHLGQDAFNRVRLGIGRPPAGWAVPDYVLSRFHQEEQEDLNAALEKAADAVEGILKLGMSNAMNRFNR; translated from the coding sequence TTGAAGTTGATTGTCGGCTTGGGGAATCCAGGCAGAGAATATAGCGAAACCAGGCATAACATTGGCTGGCTGGTATTGGACGAACTGGCTAAGCGCTGGGAAGGAACCTGGCGTTTTAAAGATAATGCAGAAGTCTTGGAAGCGCGCCGTGATGGCGAGGTGATGCTTCTTGTTAAGCCGCAGACCTATATGAACTTGAGCGGCGAGGCGGTGGCTCCTCTGGCTCGTTTTTATAAAGTGCCAATGGAAGACATCATTGTAATCTATGATGATATGGATTTGCCCACAGGCAAGCTGCGCCTGCGGATGAAGGGCGGCAGCGGCGGGCATCGGGGGATTGAATCGCTCCTTTACCATTTGGGGCAGGATGCGTTCAATCGGGTTCGGCTGGGCATTGGTCGTCCCCCGGCCGGCTGGGCGGTGCCGGACTATGTACTAAGCCGCTTTCACCAAGAGGAACAAGAAGACTTGAACGCTGCCTTGGAAAAAGCGGCGGATGCCGTAGAAGGAATTTTGAAGTTGGGCATGTCGAACGCGATGAATCGATTCAATCGCTGA